TCCATCAATTTTATCTGCATTCAGGTATTCCAATTGATGTTGGACGGTTGTCATTCGATCAATCAAATCAGACATTAGATCATGATCCAGATGATGATCAGAAAGTTTATGCTCGATCTCTGAAAGCTCAGATTGCAACTGAGTAATCATGACCAAAGAACTTTTTATTTCGTCAATGACCGTATTTCCATAATCTTTGGGCAACTCTTGTTTGAGAAAAGCCAGGGTCATTGTCTTTGGTTTTTCGATCACACCAGTATCTGGTGAAAGTTCTCCGGTGAGCACTTTAAAAAGTGTTGATTTACCAGCTCCGTTGCGGCCTGTCAAAGCAAGTTTTTCACCAGCGGTGACCACCATCGATATATCGTCAAAAATGGGTCGTTCTCCGAAACCTAGGTTTAAATTTTGAATTCTTAACAAGGGGAATAATTTAGTATTTTTTGCATGATTGAATCTATCTAATTGAATATATGATCGCCATCCATTTGGCTGATCGCTGACCAGTGTTCCCCTTTGTCATTCATCATCATTTTCCAAAGGTCCAGTTTGTATTTTTTAAATAAGTAGTTGGTGTCCATTTGCGAAAGAACCCATGATTTTTCGGCAATTTCTCCTTGCAACTGATCGGCCGACCATCCGCTGTATCCCATAAAGAACCGAATGTTATCAGGGAGGATCAATTTTTGTTCAATTAAAAATTTCAAAGCATCAAAATCACCACCCCAATAAATACCAGGACACACTTTGATGGAGTCCTCTAACAATTCTCCAACGTTGTGCAAATAATGCAAGGTATTGGGAGAAACCGGCCCCCCTTCAAAAACTGGTGCGTCGAAATCTCCGATGTCTTCGATAAAATCAGAAAATTTCATTCCTGTACTGCGATTGAGAACAAATCCAACGGTACCGTCTTCTATGGTATGATCAACAATCAGGACCACGGTCCTTTTGAAATTGGGATCCAGCATGAATGGATCAGACAGCAATACCGAACCAGTTTTTATTTCGTGAGATGAATTCATAAAGTACTTACCGGGATATTGCGATCAATTCTTTTTAAAAAACCTGAAAGAACAGTACCGTTTCCTCCCACCTCAACAAATGAACTTATGCCATCTGAAATCATATTTTGCATAATCTGCGTCCATCTGACAGGAGCAGTAAGTTGGCTGATCAGATTGGCTTTTATGGTTTCCGGATCTGAATGTGGTCTGGCGTCAACATTTTGATAAACCGGGCAGGAGGGAGTTTTGAAATTTAACTGGTGGATGGCTGTTTCCAATTGTTTTTTGGCCGGTTCCATCAATGGAGAATGGAAGGCCCCGCCCACCTGAAGCAATATAAACCGTTTGGCACCAGCCTCCATTAGTTTTGCCTCTGCCAACTTCAGGCCAGCCAAACTACCAGATATGACCAATTGTCCGGGACAGTTGTAATTGGCTGGAATCACTATTTCTTCTGTAATCCCATGGCAAATTTCCTCGATTTGTTCGTCTGTCAAGCCGACAATGGCTGCCATGGATCCAGGATTTTGATCGCAGGCCAATTGCATTGCTTCTGCTCTGGTCTTTACGAGGGCTAAACCATCTAAAAAGTCAATCACTCCAGCTGCGACCAATGCAGAAATTTCTCCCAAAGAGTGTCCGGCCACCGCAGACGGCAAAAGCTCATTTGCCTTTGATCTGAGCGAAATAATGGAGTGAAGAAAAACGGAGGGCTGGGTAATACTGGTTTGTTTCAGTTGCTCTTCGTTGCCTGAAAACATCACTTCGCTTATTTTATAGCCTAAAAACTCGTCTGCCAAGTCAAACATGCTTTTGGACTTCGGGTCATTTTCATAAAGATCTTTTCCCATGCCTACAAACTGACTTGCCTGGCCTGGAAAAATAAAAGCCTGATTATTCATCACTTATAATGTTTTCCGAGTAATGTCAAAAATTCATTTCGGGTCTCAAAGGTCTTAAAAACTCCTGTAAAAGCCGATGAAGTTGTCAAACTATTTTGTTTTTGGACTCCTCTCATCATCATGCACATGTGTTGTGCTTCCATCACAATGGCTACGCCGTGGGGTTTTAAGGTATCGTCCAGTGCATTTAGAATTTCTATGGTCAATCTCTCCTGCACTTGCAACCTTCTCGAGAAAACATCCACCAATCTTGGGATTTTACTCAAGCCAACAATTTTGCCATTGGGTATGTAGGCGATGTGGGCATGACCAAAAAAAGGCAACATGTGATGCTCACACAAGGAATAAAACTCGATGTCTTTGACCAAGACCATTTCACTGTATTCTTCTGTAAACAATGCAGATCGTAGGATTGCCACCGGATCTTTCTGGTATCCTTCGGTCAAGAACTCGATTGCCTTTGCCGCCCGTTGAGGTGTCCTCAAAAGGCCCTCCCTATTCGGGTTTTCACCCATGGATTCAAGGATTTCCCGGTATAGATGGACCAGATTTTGATTTTTCAAAACTTGATTTTCTTCCATAATTTTCAAAATGGTTTCATCAAAACGTTCCTTGCTGCTTATAGTTTAGGAAAATTCCCATTTTCGGGTTGGTCAGAATTATTTCAGTTCTGATCGAAAAATTTGGGGTCATAATTCGACAGTTTATTTACTTTGCATGGATTCATGAATGATATCAGTGGAATAGAACTCAAACAACAAGTCAGCCACCGAAAATGGGCAAGGTTGCTATTCTGGAGTCTGTTTTTTATAAGCATTCTTTCCATCAGTCCATCCAGCTGGTCGCTGGCCCATAAAATCATGTGGGCACTCTGCATTGAGATTGCCTTTATACTTTCCGTATATCTAAATCTCAGGTATTTCGCCAGCGGATTGTTGGCCGATCAACATTTGGTACCTTACATTGCCAAATTAATTGGCCTCTCCTTATTGCTCACTCCCCTATTGATGTTTGCCAATCAATATTTTTGCAGACTTTATGTCGAGCCTAGTCCAGCTTGGCTCAAAGACCCAAAGGTGAACTTTTTGAGTATGTTCATCATCACTGCCTTTTCCACCATTGTGAGAGTGCCATTGGATTGGATAAAAATTCAAAAAGAAAAAAAAGAGCTCATTACGAAGAATGTTCAAACGGAATTGCAATTTCTAAAAAACCAAATCAACCCACATTTCTTATTTAATACCCTTAACAATCTATACGCGCTCACTCTTAAAAAATCAGATTATGCACCTGAGGTTGTATTGAAACTTTCAGACATGATGCGATACATGCTCTATGAGTGCAATGAAAAGTGGGTGAGTTTGTCAAAGGAAATCCAATACATCAAAAACTATGTAGAGCTCGAACGAATCAGATTGAGTAAACAAGCCGATATCACAGTGGAAACAGAAGGAGAACCAGAAGGTATTTATGTCGCTCCTCTGCTTTTCATTCCTTTTATAGAGAACAGCTTCAAACATGGTCTAAAAACAAGTCTTGATGGCGCATACATCAAGGCAAAGTTTATCATTAGAAGTGAGACGGTCGAATTTATTGTTCGAAATTCAAAATCTCAAATGATGCCAGGTTTTGCCAAAAAACACAAAGTGGGCGGAATAGGTCTGACCAATGTGCGCAAAAGACTAGAACTACTGTATCCGGATTTACACCAATTAAAAACTGAAGAATCCCCGGATGCTTATGAAATTCATTTGTTTTTATTTTTAAAACCAAATTCAGAAAAAAATGAAAATTAAAACGATCATCGTTGATGACGAACCGTTGGCAGTTGAAATACTGGAAGCTTATGTCCAAAAAATTCCAGAATTGGAATTGGTGGCAACTTGCAACAATGCCATTGAAGCTAATCAGATCCTCGCTAAACACAAAATTGAATTGATGTTTCTGGACATTGAAATGCCGGTCATGCGAGGTACTGATTTTTTAAAAACATTGGACGATGCTCCAAAAGTAATTTTTACGACTGCCTATCCGGAGTTTGCTGTGGAAGGATTTGAATTGAATGCCTTGGACTATTTGTTAAAACCCATTTCATTTGAACGATTTGTGAAGTCGGTCAACAAGGCCATAAAATCTTTTGACCAAACTACAGAACCCGCAAAAGTAGTCGAAGGAAAACCTGAATTTATTTTTGTAAAGGCGGATAAAAGATTGGTCAAGGTCAATTTCGATGAAATTCTATTTGTAGAAGGTCTCAAAGATTATGTAATAATCAGAACAGAACAAAATAAAATCATCACCCTACAGACGATGAAAAGTCTGGAAGAGAAACTTCCCACCCAGACCTTTCTCAGAATACACCGATCTTATATTATCAATTTGGATAGAATCCATGCGCTTGCTACCGGCTCGGTCGAAATCCTGGAAAAGGGTCAGATTAAAAACATACCCGTGGGCGCCAATTACAAGGAAGTCCTGGAGACCATTATTCATAGTAAAAAACTCTAGTTTATCTATTTCATCTGAGTCGGGTTTCAATCAGAATGATAATTAACCCTTATAAACACAAAATGCCTCCCAAATTTGGAAGGCATTTGTGCAAACCGATTATTAAAATGTATTATTTTACGATGACCATTTTCCCAGTTGCAGAATGGCCTGCTGTTTCTACTGTATAGTACAACAATCCTGAAGTACCATTTAATTCATCTGTACCTATTGTTAAAGAGTTTAATCCAGTTTTAGCCTGAATTCTTTTCTGAAGGATGAGCCTTCCGGAAAGATCTCTCACTTTGATATCCGCTCCAGCCTCGGCCGCCACCATAAAGGATATGGTGGTTGCTGAAGAAAATGGATTTGGAACATTCTGGTAGAGTTCAAATTTACTGACCAATTGGCCAGAATTTCTGTTTCTAAGTTGAACATCCAAAAGTTCCAACTCTTCGGTGTAAGCTTCTGCCGACATATCGACTCTTCTAATTGAGAGCACTTCAGCTGCTTTTACGGATTTAATACTGCTCGCTTCCAGGTAAAACAATGGTTTATTAGGCTCTGTTGCAATCGCTTCCTCTGCATTCCAGCTGATATTGATAAAATTAGATTCAGTAATGTGAATATTTGATTCATTCAACATAATAGCAGCGGGTCGCACTCCTTTGATTTGGATGTCTTTGGCGTCAAACGCAAGACTCATCTGAAATCCTGCAATTTTCTTCAGAGATGATCCATAGATTGGGATCAGCAATTCTGAAGAAGGTTTGAGACTTTCATCGGACAATTCAAAAATCAAGGAACCGGATGTACGAGGGCTTATTCCCCCAGACAGATTTGTTCTTGCTGTATAATTCAAATCTCCGATTTTCACGGCAAGAAAATCTATAGCAGAAAGATCACCTTGTAAATGATCGATGTGCACATGCTCCTTCCAGCCATTGTTGGTCCATGGATTTGTAGGTTCATCAAAAACGAAATCCTTGTTTACGAATCTCCATGATTTCTGGCCATTGCGGAATTCATCTGTAATCCCAAGAATAAGCTTCCTTAAATCAGAAATGTCTGCAACAGAAATGGAACCTGAGTTATTTGCATCGGCAGCAATGTACTGGAACGGTGATTCGAAATTCTGTTGACCAAGAATATGTCTCTGGATCATCACAATATCCGCAGTGGTAATTCCATTGGCAGCATCATCATTTTTGGAAGGCATCAGATCATAAGAATCTCCGATCGGTAGATCAAGGAAGGTAAAATGACCTGACTCAAGAGTCAGTAAATCTCCCATTTTATGGTTTGACTTGATCAATTCTACCACAGCACCTTTTAGTGGTGCGCTGGTATTAGCGGTCACCAAACCTGAGACCGTGCCACCACTCAATCTGTTTGGACACGCGTTGCCGGCATTGTCCTGCAGGGTTAAAGTTGTTCTGCAAAAATCCTGATTGCCTGCTTCGTCGGTCACATAAATAGTTACGATTGTATCTTTTGATACTCCATTGGGAATATCTGCACATCTGAAAATTCTGGTCGAATCATTGACATTAGAACTAAAGGAATATCTCAATCTTCCGGCCGGAGTACAGTTGTCTTCACTTTTCTCATTAAAATCTTTGGCCTTTACAGAAACCATGCCATTGCTTCCCATGATCACGGTAATTAATCCGGACTTACACACAGGAGTAGGATGCTTTATGTCTCTAATGGTAAATAATTTATCGCAGCTAGATGAGTTACCACACAAGTCGCGAACTGTCCATCTGATTTTGTGTGTTCCTATTCGATAGGTGCCTGAGGCATTTCTTCCATTGGCAGTCACATCAACAGAACCATTGTTATCAAAGTCAATGGTATATGACCAAACCAAAAGAGTTGAATCTGTACAAT
This window of the Saprospiraceae bacterium genome carries:
- a CDS encoding ABC-F family ATP-binding cassette domain-containing protein — protein: MLRIQNLNLGFGERPIFDDISMVVTAGEKLALTGRNGAGKSTLFKVLTGELSPDTGVIEKPKTMTLAFLKQELPKDYGNTVIDEIKSSLVMITQLQSELSEIEHKLSDHHLDHDLMSDLIDRMTTVQHQLEYLNADKIDGEIEKILTGLGFSPTDFLRSTHEFSGGWRMRIELAKLLLANPDLLLLDEPNNHLDIISIRWLESYLRNYEGAVVLISHDLMFVDNVADRIIEIDRGKIYDFKGKYSAFIEYKK
- a CDS encoding YqgE/AlgH family protein; the encoded protein is MNSSHEIKTGSVLLSDPFMLDPNFKRTVVLIVDHTIEDGTVGFVLNRSTGMKFSDFIEDIGDFDAPVFEGGPVSPNTLHYLHNVGELLEDSIKVCPGIYWGGDFDALKFLIEQKLILPDNIRFFMGYSGWSADQLQGEIAEKSWVLSQMDTNYLFKKYKLDLWKMMMNDKGEHWSAISQMDGDHIFN
- the fabD gene encoding ACP S-malonyltransferase; translation: MNNQAFIFPGQASQFVGMGKDLYENDPKSKSMFDLADEFLGYKISEVMFSGNEEQLKQTSITQPSVFLHSIISLRSKANELLPSAVAGHSLGEISALVAAGVIDFLDGLALVKTRAEAMQLACDQNPGSMAAIVGLTDEQIEEICHGITEEIVIPANYNCPGQLVISGSLAGLKLAEAKLMEAGAKRFILLQVGGAFHSPLMEPAKKQLETAIHQLNFKTPSCPVYQNVDARPHSDPETIKANLISQLTAPVRWTQIMQNMISDGISSFVEVGGNGTVLSGFLKRIDRNIPVSTL
- the folE gene encoding GTP cyclohydrolase I FolE is translated as MEENQVLKNQNLVHLYREILESMGENPNREGLLRTPQRAAKAIEFLTEGYQKDPVAILRSALFTEEYSEMVLVKDIEFYSLCEHHMLPFFGHAHIAYIPNGKIVGLSKIPRLVDVFSRRLQVQERLTIEILNALDDTLKPHGVAIVMEAQHMCMMMRGVQKQNSLTTSSAFTGVFKTFETRNEFLTLLGKHYK
- a CDS encoding sensor histidine kinase, producing MNDISGIELKQQVSHRKWARLLFWSLFFISILSISPSSWSLAHKIMWALCIEIAFILSVYLNLRYFASGLLADQHLVPYIAKLIGLSLLLTPLLMFANQYFCRLYVEPSPAWLKDPKVNFLSMFIITAFSTIVRVPLDWIKIQKEKKELITKNVQTELQFLKNQINPHFLFNTLNNLYALTLKKSDYAPEVVLKLSDMMRYMLYECNEKWVSLSKEIQYIKNYVELERIRLSKQADITVETEGEPEGIYVAPLLFIPFIENSFKHGLKTSLDGAYIKAKFIIRSETVEFIVRNSKSQMMPGFAKKHKVGGIGLTNVRKRLELLYPDLHQLKTEESPDAYEIHLFLFLKPNSEKNEN
- a CDS encoding response regulator transcription factor, giving the protein MKIKTIIVDDEPLAVEILEAYVQKIPELELVATCNNAIEANQILAKHKIELMFLDIEMPVMRGTDFLKTLDDAPKVIFTTAYPEFAVEGFELNALDYLLKPISFERFVKSVNKAIKSFDQTTEPAKVVEGKPEFIFVKADKRLVKVNFDEILFVEGLKDYVIIRTEQNKIITLQTMKSLEEKLPTQTFLRIHRSYIINLDRIHALATGSVEILEKGQIKNIPVGANYKEVLETIIHSKKL